Proteins encoded by one window of Heterodontus francisci isolate sHetFra1 chromosome 12, sHetFra1.hap1, whole genome shotgun sequence:
- the med7 gene encoding mediator of RNA polymerase II transcription subunit 7 isoform X2 codes for MGEPQQVSALPLPPAQYYKEYTDDNVRKGFAPKPPPPIRDSYTMFGNQFQCDDLIIRPLEGQGIERLHPSQFDHKKELKKLNMSILVNFLDLLDILIKSPGSIKREEKLEDLKLLFVHMHHLINEYRPHQARETLRVMMEVQKRQRLETAERFQKHLDRVVELIQSSLSSLPDDLPEAGGFLAKVKAEPMDVDERVGCGQLETEMDPLSKNEQVSDKDAAMCAIIDDMT; via the coding sequence ATGGGTGAGCCACAGCAAGTGAGTGCGTTGCCCCTGCCTCCGGCACAGTACTACAAGGAGTACACAGACGACAATGTCCGCAAAGGCTTTGCCCCCAAGCCCCCGCCTCCCATCAGGGATAGCTACACCATGTTTGGCAACCAGTTCCAGTGCGACGATCTGATCATCCGCCCTTTGGAGGGCCAGGGCATTGAGAGGCTGCACCCCTCACAGTTTGACCACAAGAaagaactcaagaagctcaacatgtcCATTCTGGTGAACTTCCTGGACCTCCTAGACATCCTGATCAAAAGCCCCGGGAGCATCAAGCGGGAGGAGAAACTGGAGGACCTCAAGCTCCTGTTTGTTCACATGCATCACCTGATCAATGAGTACCGCCCTCACCAGGCCAGGGAGACCCTGCGTGTGATGATGGAGGTGCAGAAGAGGCAGCGACTGGAGACAGCCGAACGGTTCCAGAAGCATCTGGACCGGGTGGTGGAGCTGATCCAGAGCAGCCTGTCCTCACTGCCCGATGACCTGCCTGAGGCTGGGGGCTTCCTGGCCAAGGTGAAGGCTGAGCCCATGGACGTGGATGAGCGTGTCGGCTGTGGACAGTTGGAAACTGAGATGGACCCTTTGTCTAAGAATGAACAAGTTAGCGATAAAGACGCAGCCATGTGTGCCATCATCGATGATATGACATAA